From Patagioenas fasciata isolate bPatFas1 chromosome 15, bPatFas1.hap1, whole genome shotgun sequence, a single genomic window includes:
- the LOC136108813 gene encoding putative short-chain dehydrogenase/reductase family 42E member 2, whose translation MKLTGIDCIQERYGAIFNMEEKLLHVSRNRRQYFTEGKLKPSGVATPWRQTLNSKGKGNAGPVTGRSMRAVVTGGGGYFGYKLGCALANAGASVVLYDVHRPIWEIPNGVVCIQADVRDYDAIFAACEGADCVFHVASYGMSGREQLYREEIETVNINGTKFIIDACKRRNIARLIYTSTVNVVFGGLPIEDGDEETVPYFPIEKHVDHYSRTKSIAEQMVLAANGTPLAGGGILYTCVLRPPGIYGPEEQRHLPRLAKNIERGLLNFKFGDPSAKMNWVHAENLIQAQILAAAALTPEKNYIASGQVYFINDGEKFNLFEWLTPLFEKLGCSKPRIRIPTSLVYASAIVMEYLHLMLKPFVELSPLLTRNEVQNISTTHTFRIDKARSQLGYSPEKFAFADSVDHYIKTRPEAQNHHIFFKVFLSLIVTLSLIFLSLEFDSLSVLHFFKETQQ comes from the exons ATGAAACTCACTGGAATCGACTGCATCCAGGAGCGCTATGGAGCAATTTTCAACATGGAAGAGAAATTGTTACATGTGTCTCGTAACAGAAGGCAGTATTTCACTGAAGGAAAACTTAAACCCAGTGGGGTAGCAACACCCTGGCGCCAAACCTTGAACTCTAAAGGGAAGGGAAATGCTGGACCAGTGACTGGAAGAAGTATGAGAGCAGTGGTGACAGGAGGCGGAGGCTACTTTGGATACAAACTGGGATGTGCTCTTGCCAATGCAGGAGCTTCAGTTGTCCTGTATGACGTACACAGGCCTATCTGGGAAATTCCCAATGGAGTAGTGTGTATCCAG GCAGACGTTAGGGATTATGATGCCATATTTGCAGCCTGCGAAGGGGCTGACTGCGTGTTTCACGTTGCTTCATATGGAATGTCAGGAAGAGAGCAA tTGTACAGAGAAGAGATTGAAACTGTAAACATTAATGGAACAAAGTTCATCATTGATG CCTGCAAACGAAGGAACATCGCTAGATTGATATACACCAGTACAGTAAATGTGGTGTTTGGAGGGCTTCCTATTGAAGATGGTGATGAGGAAACTGTGCCATATTTTCCAATTGAAAAG CATGTTGATCATTATTCCAGAACCAAATCAATTGCAGAACAAATGGTACTAGCAGCTAACGGAACTCCACTAGCAG GAGGTGGAATACTCTATACATGTGTTCTTCGCCCACCAGGAATCTATGGACCAGAAGAGCAAAGGCACTTGCCAAGACTGGCA AAAAACATCGAGAGAGGGCTACTTAACTTCAAGTTTGGGGATCCTTCTGCTAAAATGAACTGGGTGCACGCAGAGAATCTTATACAAGCTCAaattcttgctgctgctgctctcaccCCTGAAAAGAACTACATAGCT AGTGGCCAGGTATATTTCATTAATGATGGCGAAAAATTCAACCTTTTTGAATGGTTAACTCCACTT TTTGAAAAATTAGGTTGCAGTAAACCACGGATACGTATTCCTACTTCCTTGGTTTATGCATCAG CTATAGTGATGGAATACCTTCATCTGATGTTGAAGCCATTTGTTGAACTGTCCccactgctgaccagaaatgaG GTACAGAACATTTCTACAACTCATACATTTCGAATAGACAAGGCACGGAGTCAGCTGGGATACAGCCCAGAGAAGTTTGCATTTGCTGACTCTGTGGACCATTACATTAAAACGAGACCAGAAGCCCAAAATCATCACATCTTCTtcaaagtttttctttctttaattgttACTTTAAGTTTGATCTTTCTTTCTTTAGAATTTGACAGCCTttcagttttgcatttttttaaagaaacacaacAGTGA